Proteins encoded by one window of Acidimicrobiales bacterium:
- the rsgA gene encoding ribosome small subunit-dependent GTPase A, whose amino-acid sequence MDPDLLQAFGWTGGARPDDGRLGRIVRVDRGECDVVTDEGRLRVLSDSQRSQDLLAPATGDWVVVVDDPELGPLISRVLDRANTVSRRDPSEAVIEQVLVANVDLVLIVHGLDRPLPPGRLERFLVVGWDSGAEVVVVLTKADREPEAAIEVAATVRALAPDVEVLTVGMGRDYPGHEQVASLMTPGRTVALLGESGAGKSTLVNALVGDEVLATAAVRAGDSKGRHTTVSRELVLRPGGGLLVDTPGIRAVGIWDAEESLSRVFGDLEERSADCRFADCAHDTEPDCAVRAEVEAGRVDHRRVDRFRSLRAELAEQREREVGRERRSGRGRRR is encoded by the coding sequence ATGGATCCTGACCTCCTACAAGCCTTCGGCTGGACCGGCGGAGCGCGCCCCGATGACGGCCGTCTGGGTCGGATCGTGCGGGTCGACCGGGGCGAGTGCGACGTGGTGACTGACGAGGGTCGCCTCCGGGTGCTCTCTGATTCACAACGTTCTCAGGACCTGCTGGCGCCGGCCACCGGCGACTGGGTGGTGGTGGTCGACGATCCCGAGTTGGGTCCGCTGATCTCGCGTGTGCTGGACCGGGCCAATACGGTGTCGCGCCGTGACCCGTCCGAGGCGGTCATCGAGCAGGTCCTGGTGGCCAACGTGGACCTGGTACTCATCGTGCATGGACTGGACCGGCCCCTTCCGCCGGGGCGTCTCGAGCGGTTCCTGGTCGTGGGTTGGGATAGCGGAGCCGAGGTGGTCGTGGTCCTGACCAAGGCGGATCGAGAACCGGAGGCCGCCATCGAGGTTGCGGCCACCGTCCGGGCGCTGGCTCCCGATGTCGAGGTTCTGACCGTCGGCATGGGGCGTGACTATCCAGGGCATGAACAGGTCGCCTCGCTGATGACGCCGGGACGCACCGTGGCTCTGTTGGGGGAGTCGGGAGCCGGAAAGTCGACGCTGGTCAACGCCCTGGTGGGCGACGAGGTGCTGGCTACTGCGGCGGTGCGAGCCGGTGACTCTAAGGGGCGCCACACCACAGTGAGCCGGGAGCTGGTCCTGCGTCCTGGCGGGGGCTTGCTGGTCGATACGCCGGGAATCCGGGCCGTGGGGATCTGGGATGCCGAGGAGTCTCTTTCCCGGGTGTTCGGCGACCTCGAGGAGCGGTCCGCCGACTGTCGGTTTGCCGATTGTGCCCATGACACCGAGCCGGACTGCGCAGTCCGGGCCGAGGTGGAAGCCGGCCGGGTGGATCACCGACGGGTTGACCGTTTCCGTTCGTTGCGGGCCGAACTGGCCGAGCAGCGCGAACGTGAGGTGGGCCGGGAACGGAGATCCGGTCGGGGCCGCCGCCGCTAG
- a CDS encoding ATP-binding cassette domain-containing protein, protein SRAMSALEQVGLGERHDHRPVQMSGGEQQRVAIARAISTDPGVVLADEPTGALDSRNAENVMQIFADLQSPERAICIVTHDMHVADATRRRISMLDGKIVADELLGGPSGGRVVTGAGAGS, encoded by the coding sequence GTCACGGGCCATGTCGGCCCTTGAACAGGTCGGCCTTGGTGAGCGCCACGACCACCGCCCAGTGCAGATGTCGGGCGGCGAGCAGCAGCGGGTGGCCATTGCGCGGGCCATCTCGACGGACCCCGGGGTTGTGTTGGCCGATGAGCCGACCGGGGCACTCGACAGCCGCAATGCCGAGAACGTGATGCAGATCTTTGCGGACCTGCAGTCGCCCGAACGAGCCATCTGCATTGTCACCCATGACATGCACGTGGCAGATGCGACCCGGCGCAGGATCTCCATGCTGGATGGGAAGATCGTGGCCGACGAGTTGCTCGGTGGCCCATCTGGTGGCCGTGTTGTGACAGGGGCGGGGGCCGGATCGTGA
- a CDS encoding GntR family transcriptional regulator — MQTGPTIADSIDPTGRRRRLVIRLDANVSVPLYEQLRAQLSVMVAVGHLVAGSRLPTVRDMASALALAPGTVARAYRELEASGALEGRGRRGTFVVDEPPHSEPLRQRRERLAAAADRFAFEVRQLGVDRDSARQLLDEALTRGADAERAS, encoded by the coding sequence ATGCAGACAGGCCCGACCATCGCCGACTCGATCGACCCCACCGGTCGACGCCGCCGCCTAGTCATTCGCCTGGATGCCAACGTCTCGGTCCCTCTCTACGAACAGTTGAGGGCCCAGCTGTCGGTGATGGTGGCCGTCGGCCACCTCGTGGCGGGCTCCCGCCTTCCCACCGTCCGCGACATGGCCAGTGCACTCGCCTTGGCGCCCGGCACGGTGGCCCGGGCCTACCGCGAACTGGAGGCTTCCGGGGCGCTCGAGGGTCGGGGGCGACGAGGCACCTTCGTGGTTGACGAGCCGCCCCACTCCGAGCCTCTCCGACAGCGCCGCGAACGCCTGGCCGCGGCCGCCGACCGCTTCGCCTTCGAGGTCCGCCAACTGGGCGTCGACCGCGACTCCGCACGCCAACTCCTTGACGAGGCCCTCACCCGGGGAGCCGACGCCGAACGGGCGTCCTGA
- a CDS encoding YbaK/EbsC family protein yields MSRRSDAIERFTVEAEASGLDIEVQLYPGGTRTAADAADAVGCHVDQIVKSLVFMADVRPVLVLCSGGRRVDEERLASYLGTEIRIAGASEVRAATGFAIGGTPPLGHTVPLRTLVDPHLMDFDEVWAAAGTPDSVFPVKPKDLVKATSGAVVGVTR; encoded by the coding sequence ATGAGCCGACGAAGCGACGCCATTGAGCGCTTCACCGTCGAAGCCGAGGCCTCGGGGCTCGACATCGAGGTACAGCTATATCCCGGTGGAACCCGGACGGCGGCCGATGCGGCTGACGCCGTGGGTTGCCACGTGGATCAGATCGTGAAGTCGTTGGTGTTCATGGCCGACGTCCGGCCGGTACTCGTGTTGTGCTCAGGCGGCCGCCGGGTCGATGAGGAACGCCTGGCGTCCTACCTGGGTACTGAGATCAGGATCGCCGGGGCCAGCGAGGTCCGGGCGGCCACCGGATTCGCTATTGGTGGGACGCCGCCGCTGGGGCACACCGTTCCGTTGCGGACCTTGGTCGACCCTCATCTCATGGACTTCGATGAGGTTTGGGCGGCGGCCGGCACCCCCGATTCGGTGTTCCCCGTGAAGCCCAAGGACCTGGTCAAGGCCACTTCGGGTGCGGTGGTCGGCGTCACCCGCTGA
- a CDS encoding SDR family oxidoreductase: MERTSMGSCDGRVVIVTGAGRGLGRAHALAFAAEGAHVVVNDLGVGREGQDPDAAVSPAHEVVAVIEAMGGQAIVDGADVADWDQAESMVARAVDTWGRLDTLVCNAGFLRDRMLANMGEDEWDSVTRVHLKGHFAPARHAIAHWRERSKGGEEVAGRVVMTSSGAGLMGSIGQGNYAAAKAGIALLVVQAAAEWGRYGVLVNGVAPDARTRMTEGVFYGDAPDNAWDEKDPANVSPLMVWLGSEACDVTGRVFEATGGQLNVCDGWQHGPVVSVGERRFTVDEVGEAVHRSIAEGPEPAPVFGS; the protein is encoded by the coding sequence ATGGAGAGGACTTCAATGGGCAGTTGTGACGGACGGGTGGTGATCGTGACCGGAGCCGGTCGTGGTCTTGGGCGGGCCCATGCCCTGGCCTTTGCGGCTGAGGGCGCCCATGTGGTGGTCAACGACCTCGGGGTGGGACGCGAGGGACAGGACCCCGATGCGGCCGTCAGCCCGGCCCACGAAGTGGTGGCCGTCATCGAGGCCATGGGTGGTCAAGCCATTGTCGACGGAGCGGACGTAGCCGACTGGGATCAGGCCGAGTCCATGGTGGCCCGGGCCGTCGATACGTGGGGCCGCCTCGACACGCTGGTCTGCAACGCCGGGTTCCTTCGGGATCGAATGCTGGCCAACATGGGTGAGGACGAGTGGGACTCGGTGACCCGGGTCCACCTGAAGGGGCACTTCGCCCCGGCCCGTCATGCCATTGCCCACTGGCGCGAGCGGTCCAAAGGCGGTGAGGAGGTGGCCGGTCGGGTGGTCATGACGTCGTCCGGCGCGGGCCTGATGGGCAGCATCGGGCAGGGCAACTATGCGGCGGCCAAGGCTGGGATCGCCTTGCTGGTCGTCCAGGCGGCGGCTGAGTGGGGCCGTTACGGGGTGTTAGTCAACGGGGTGGCCCCCGATGCGAGGACTCGCATGACCGAGGGCGTGTTCTACGGCGATGCACCTGACAATGCATGGGACGAGAAGGACCCGGCCAACGTGTCACCCCTAATGGTCTGGTTGGGGAGCGAGGCTTGTGACGTGACCGGCCGGGTCTTCGAGGCCACCGGTGGCCAGTTGAACGTGTGCGATGGATGGCAGCACGGCCCCGTGGTCTCGGTGGGGGAGCGTCGGTTCACCGTCGACGAGGTGGGCGAGGCTGTACACCGGTCGATCGCCGAGGGCCCCGAGCCGGCGCCCGTCTTTGGAAGCTGA
- a CDS encoding DUF6356 family protein: MVTHYDANSHNVNPRHPSTLFTAHPASVGETWSQHARFAFSAAGRLVVAAMAAAVHALFPFLFQTTASRTIDVLHSRIHGPRGNESVVTTTTELLAE, translated from the coding sequence GTGGTCACGCACTACGACGCCAACTCCCACAACGTCAACCCCCGGCATCCATCCACGCTGTTCACGGCGCATCCGGCATCGGTCGGTGAGACGTGGTCGCAGCACGCTCGGTTTGCATTTTCGGCAGCCGGAAGATTGGTTGTTGCTGCCATGGCCGCAGCGGTGCACGCCCTGTTTCCCTTTCTTTTTCAGACGACGGCCAGTCGGACCATCGACGTACTCCACTCCCGGATTCACGGCCCTCGGGGCAACGAGTCGGTGGTGACCACCACCACGGAGCTTCTGGCTGAGTAA
- a CDS encoding class I adenylate-forming enzyme family protein, with translation MSRPLLAETVAEAARRFGDRAAFQLADGTELSYRELDRASDEVAAGLAGRGLGPGNVLLLSLPSGLEYAVGYLAAAKAGVTTAGANPRLRARERSRIIEAVDPDLILANDALSDGIPEDRRVELVGDGNDPTQLLAGLRGHGEVVPAVPADPYRPTCICFTSGTTGDPRGAWFTDRQLVAIHALDAGGAWGSGGHMVSGTAFAHVGVMTKLGWQLASGATIHVMDRWTASGFLDLVERYRLPAVNGVASQISLLMQEPGFDDRDLSCVQSIVVGAGPSPPALVIEARERFGAAYSIRYSSTESGGTGLSTALDADDDEALHTVGRPRPGVAAEVRDDDGQALIDGEVGELWLQTPSAMSGYWNDPEGTTEALVDGWLRTGDLAHVDDAGCFRLAGRVKEMYIRGGYNVYPLEVEAVLGTHPAVAQVAVVPRPDSTMGEIGVAVIVPTDPDHPPALHDLVAHGHDDLSGYKLPGAIRIVDRLPLNAGDKLDRRTLAAQEARSQTGD, from the coding sequence ATGAGCAGGCCCCTGCTGGCTGAAACGGTGGCCGAGGCCGCCCGCCGGTTCGGCGACCGGGCAGCGTTCCAGTTGGCCGACGGCACCGAATTGTCCTACCGGGAACTCGACCGGGCCAGCGACGAGGTGGCCGCCGGACTAGCCGGCCGAGGATTAGGGCCCGGAAACGTCCTCCTTCTCTCCCTGCCTTCCGGCCTCGAGTACGCGGTGGGATATCTGGCGGCCGCCAAGGCCGGAGTGACCACCGCTGGCGCCAATCCCCGTCTCCGGGCCCGAGAACGATCTCGCATCATCGAGGCCGTCGATCCTGACCTGATCCTGGCCAACGACGCCCTCTCCGACGGCATTCCCGAAGATCGTCGCGTCGAACTGGTCGGTGACGGTAACGATCCAACCCAACTGCTAGCCGGCCTCCGGGGCCACGGCGAAGTCGTCCCGGCCGTCCCCGCGGACCCTTACCGGCCGACCTGCATCTGTTTCACATCCGGCACCACCGGCGACCCCCGCGGCGCCTGGTTCACCGACCGGCAACTGGTAGCCATCCACGCGCTGGATGCCGGTGGCGCATGGGGATCGGGCGGTCACATGGTCAGCGGCACGGCGTTCGCCCACGTCGGCGTGATGACCAAACTCGGGTGGCAGCTGGCCTCAGGCGCCACCATCCACGTCATGGACCGCTGGACAGCCAGCGGCTTCCTGGACCTGGTGGAGCGGTACCGCCTCCCGGCCGTGAACGGGGTGGCCTCCCAGATCTCGCTCCTCATGCAGGAGCCTGGATTCGACGATCGAGACCTGTCATGCGTGCAGTCCATCGTGGTCGGTGCAGGGCCGTCACCGCCAGCGCTGGTCATTGAGGCCCGCGAACGATTCGGTGCCGCCTATTCGATTCGTTACTCGTCCACCGAATCCGGTGGCACCGGTCTGAGTACGGCCTTGGACGCCGACGACGACGAGGCGCTCCACACGGTGGGGCGACCCCGCCCAGGGGTTGCCGCCGAGGTCCGCGATGACGACGGTCAGGCCCTCATCGACGGCGAGGTGGGCGAACTCTGGCTACAGACGCCGAGCGCCATGTCCGGCTACTGGAACGACCCAGAGGGCACCACCGAAGCCCTGGTCGACGGCTGGCTCCGAACCGGCGACCTGGCCCATGTGGACGACGCCGGTTGCTTCCGGCTAGCCGGACGGGTCAAGGAGATGTACATCCGTGGCGGCTACAACGTCTACCCGCTCGAAGTCGAGGCGGTGCTGGGCACCCATCCCGCTGTTGCCCAGGTGGCTGTGGTGCCCCGGCCTGACTCAACCATGGGCGAGATCGGTGTGGCCGTCATCGTTCCGACCGATCCCGACCACCCGCCGGCCCTGCATGACCTGGTGGCCCACGGTCACGACGACCTGTCGGGCTACAAGCTGCCCGGGGCCATCCGCATCGTGGATCGGCTTCCGCTGAACGCAGGCGACAAGCTGGACCGCCGAACCCTGGCCGCCCAAGAGGCGCGAAGCCAGACAGGCGACTGA
- a CDS encoding Lrp/AsnC family transcriptional regulator has translation MDIIDRDLLRLLQDDASLSTTELGERVGLSATSCWRRVQRLQDQGILRGRVALVDPAAVGRGLTALVEIRTTDHSADWLEQFTLGIAEFPEIVNAWRTSGEVDYMLRVLVRDIAAYDDFYKRMTQRVGFSGFRSIFVMEELKSTTAVPLDDHA, from the coding sequence ATGGATATCATCGATCGGGATCTGCTGCGTCTCCTCCAGGACGATGCCTCCCTCTCCACCACCGAACTCGGCGAACGGGTCGGCCTCTCGGCCACATCGTGTTGGCGGCGGGTCCAACGCCTTCAGGACCAGGGCATCCTTCGTGGGCGGGTGGCCCTCGTCGATCCAGCGGCGGTCGGACGCGGCCTCACCGCCCTCGTGGAGATCCGCACCACTGACCACTCCGCCGATTGGTTGGAGCAGTTCACCCTGGGCATCGCCGAGTTTCCCGAAATCGTGAACGCCTGGCGAACCAGTGGTGAAGTGGACTACATGCTTCGGGTACTCGTCCGCGACATCGCCGCCTACGACGACTTTTACAAGCGGATGACCCAGCGTGTCGGTTTCTCGGGCTTCCGTTCGATCTTCGTCATGGAGGAACTCAAGTCCACCACCGCCGTCCCACTGGACGACCACGCCTGA
- a CDS encoding ArsC/Spx/MgsR family protein has protein sequence MDEPLDHDLLVRILDMVALGPAEMIRRGDGFDALNVNPASLDDPTVVVDLISAHPELMQRPIGILGNRAVVARPADRILELLDT, from the coding sequence ATGGACGAGCCGCTGGATCACGACCTGCTGGTGCGAATCCTGGACATGGTCGCTCTGGGCCCTGCGGAGATGATCCGCCGGGGCGATGGGTTCGATGCGTTGAACGTCAACCCGGCGTCGCTGGACGACCCGACCGTCGTGGTCGACCTGATCTCCGCACATCCCGAACTCATGCAGCGACCCATTGGAATCCTCGGCAACCGGGCAGTAGTCGCCCGACCAGCCGATCGCATCCTCGAACTCCTCGACACCTGA
- a CDS encoding ABC transporter permease, whose amino-acid sequence MRRFRELVGVATAGLTARKIRTLLIMLGPILGVSAIVAAIGINESSKGHLKAKLQELGTDLIVVNASAGFGFGQDPVIEAAAVARVGRLPDVVAVTGTRQLSDIVTVPFAGAEDYYRAFPVPVIATGPELPATLEVPMVSGRFLNAFDKESSARVAVIGRDLADEYGYLAGESRTIELNGLEYGVVGVLDWVLLEPSMDSAVFVTFAAAIADWDLDDPDPNRLYVRAPTNTAMVAKEIPIVVSLGGPDGANASVPTDLLDAQSQVDESLNNLTKMMGGLALIVGGVGIANVMSISVIQRSSEIGIRRALGHSRGTIAVQFLFEALVVGVFGGILGALVGAGVVWGVAAQRGYTMVLSVTGLAGWALVSVGVAVVAGLYPSSKAARLEPLETLRLG is encoded by the coding sequence GTGAGACGCTTCCGGGAACTGGTCGGCGTGGCCACCGCCGGGTTGACGGCCCGCAAGATCCGGACGTTGCTCATCATGCTCGGCCCGATCCTGGGCGTGTCGGCCATCGTGGCCGCCATCGGCATCAACGAGAGTTCCAAGGGTCACCTCAAGGCCAAGCTCCAGGAGCTGGGTACCGACCTGATCGTGGTCAATGCCTCGGCAGGGTTCGGATTCGGCCAGGACCCAGTCATCGAGGCTGCCGCCGTGGCCCGTGTCGGGCGACTGCCCGACGTGGTGGCGGTGACTGGCACCCGTCAGCTGTCTGACATCGTGACCGTGCCGTTTGCCGGAGCGGAGGACTACTACCGGGCCTTCCCCGTCCCGGTGATAGCCACGGGCCCCGAGCTGCCCGCCACCCTGGAGGTGCCGATGGTCTCGGGACGGTTCCTGAACGCCTTCGACAAGGAGTCCAGCGCCCGGGTGGCCGTCATCGGGCGGGATCTGGCCGACGAGTACGGCTATCTGGCGGGGGAGTCGCGCACCATTGAGCTGAACGGCTTGGAGTACGGGGTGGTCGGGGTTCTGGACTGGGTCCTGTTGGAACCGTCGATGGATTCGGCGGTGTTCGTGACGTTCGCTGCTGCGATTGCCGACTGGGATCTGGACGATCCCGATCCGAATCGTCTGTACGTCCGGGCTCCCACCAACACCGCGATGGTGGCCAAGGAGATCCCCATCGTGGTCAGCCTCGGCGGGCCGGACGGGGCTAATGCCTCGGTCCCCACGGATCTGCTGGACGCTCAGTCGCAGGTTGACGAGAGTCTCAACAACCTGACCAAGATGATGGGTGGGCTGGCCCTCATCGTGGGTGGTGTGGGCATCGCCAATGTGATGTCCATCTCGGTGATCCAGCGATCTTCGGAGATTGGGATCCGGCGGGCCCTCGGACACAGTCGAGGGACCATCGCCGTCCAGTTTTTGTTCGAGGCCCTCGTGGTGGGGGTGTTCGGGGGGATCCTCGGGGCGCTGGTAGGTGCCGGCGTGGTCTGGGGGGTGGCGGCCCAAAGGGGCTACACCATGGTGCTCAGCGTGACCGGACTCGCCGGGTGGGCACTGGTCTCGGTCGGCGTTGCCGTGGTGGCGGGCCTCTATCCGTCGTCCAAGGCCGCCCGTCTGGAGCCGTTGGAGACCCTCCGCCTCGGATGA
- a CDS encoding asparaginase: protein MSPASHLPPLVVEVTRGDRLESRHEVDVAIVDADGRLVRAHGDAHRDVMPRSACKPVQALPLVTTGAADAFSLGNVELALACASHDGEPGHVSAVRAWLGRLGLDADALACGSHLPMHEGSAADMVAAGDTPDQTHNNCSGKHVGFLTVLRHLDLPLDGYLDPSHPLHADHVTPALAEACGVDLDSQVPGIDGCGIPVWSVPLDGLAGAWAGLGSAAANAPATRLLDAMRAEPFHVAGSDRTCTRIIRAASGSAVVKTGAEGVFCAALPASGLGLGLKVRDGARRAADAAVLHLLTDLGCLPDDGPELLRNRAGTIVGQVRVT from the coding sequence ATGAGCCCGGCGTCGCACCTCCCTCCGCTGGTCGTCGAGGTCACTCGGGGTGATCGGCTTGAGAGTCGACACGAGGTTGACGTGGCCATCGTCGATGCAGACGGCCGATTGGTCCGCGCCCACGGCGATGCCCATCGTGACGTGATGCCCCGTTCAGCGTGCAAGCCCGTCCAGGCGTTGCCGCTGGTAACCACCGGCGCCGCCGACGCCTTCAGTCTGGGCAATGTCGAGTTGGCCCTGGCGTGCGCCAGTCACGACGGTGAGCCGGGTCATGTCTCCGCTGTCAGGGCCTGGCTCGGTCGACTCGGTCTGGACGCCGATGCCTTGGCGTGTGGAAGCCACCTTCCGATGCACGAGGGCTCGGCCGCCGACATGGTGGCTGCCGGTGACACACCGGACCAGACGCACAATAACTGCTCTGGCAAGCACGTCGGCTTCCTCACCGTTCTCCGCCACCTCGACCTGCCACTGGACGGATACCTGGATCCCTCCCATCCGCTGCATGCCGATCACGTGACTCCGGCGCTGGCCGAGGCTTGCGGGGTCGACCTGGACAGCCAGGTTCCCGGCATCGACGGATGTGGTATCCCGGTCTGGTCCGTGCCCCTCGATGGCCTTGCCGGCGCCTGGGCCGGGCTCGGTTCGGCGGCGGCCAACGCACCGGCCACCCGCCTGTTGGACGCCATGCGTGCCGAACCGTTCCACGTGGCTGGTAGCGACCGGACCTGCACCCGGATCATCCGCGCGGCGTCGGGCTCCGCCGTGGTCAAGACCGGCGCAGAGGGCGTGTTCTGCGCTGCCCTACCTGCCAGTGGGCTGGGCCTGGGGTTGAAGGTTCGGGACGGCGCGAGGCGGGCCGCCGATGCGGCAGTCCTCCACCTGCTGACAGATCTGGGATGCCTCCCGGACGATGGCCCTGAACTGCTCCGCAACCGGGCCGGCACGATCGTGGGCCAGGTTCGCGTGACGTAG